From Pochonia chlamydosporia 170 chromosome Unknown PCv3seq00014, whole genome shotgun sequence, a single genomic window includes:
- a CDS encoding chromate transport protein (similar to Talaromyces stipitatus ATCC 10500 XP_002341983.1): MAAESTPSELAATASPAAKKADEESRDISSTEPVSPAPYYNDDRGLEDNSNVPHLSYLKLFWFFFYNFGLFAWGGPVAQIALIKERLVVQDKWISLPRFQRVFSVYQILPGPEAAELCMFFGCLSAGRMGGIIAGTAFILPGFILMLLASYLYSLAGFENKYFNASFRALQPIVAAMILRATHKIADHSVRKHDTKKIDPFLVIAAICTAINGALRINIFISLGLYGVIYTFISRRLWIPAAALFVLQYAGYALYVVFRGVPSPVSLALGIARTPSLIHLFLLGLVAGTLSFGGAYTAIPFVQVEAVLMGAWLPQSVFIDGIAIGNILPAPLVIFATFVGFQGAYTNGSVGNAFAGAIVITLGMFFPCFVFTIAGHELLEKLVRNKFLASFFDGLCGSVIGVIAIIAAQILRASIEGSLDKVKNKPVDEMIVTTAQVGPAAVLYMLALGVLYKFTNKYTPLLLVIMGAVAGQFLFVD; this comes from the exons ATGGCGGCCGAATCCACACCTTCGGAACTGGCTGCAACTGCATCGCCAGCTGCCAAGAAAGCGGATGAGGAGTCCCGGGACATAAGCAGTACAGAACCAGTCTCTCCTGCGCCATATTACAATGATGACCGTGGACTCGAAGACAACTCTAACGTGCCTCACCTATCATACTTGAAGCTCTTCTGGTTCTTTTTCTACAACTTTGGGCTCTTCGCCTGGGGCGGTCCCGTCGCGCAGATCGCCTTGATCAAAGAAAGGCTAGTAGTTCAAGACAAGTGGATTAGCCTCCCACGCTTCCAACGCGTCTTCTCTGTCTATCAGATCCTCCCCGGACCCGAGGCTGCCGAGTTGTGTATGTTTTTCGGCTGCTTATCTGCGGGTAGGATGGGTGGGATAATTGCCGGCACTGCGTTCATCCTACCAGGGTTCATTTTAATGCTCCTGGCCAGCTACCTTTATTCGTTGGCGGGATTTGAGAACAAGTACTTTAATGCGTCATTTCGAGCCTTGCAACCCATCGTCGCGGCTATG ATCCTGCGAGCAACCCACAAGATCGCAGATCACTCAGTGAGGAAGCATGACACCAAGAAAATCGACCCGTTTCTGGTAATTGCGGCTATCTGCACAGCAATCAACGGCGCACTTCGTATAAACAT CTTCATTTCTCTCGGCCTCTATGGCGTTATCTATACCTTCATATCTCGACGCCTCTGGATCCCCGCGGCCGCGCTATTTGTCTTACAGTATGCTGGCTATGCACTCTACGTCGTATTCCGTGGTGTTCCATCGCCCGTATCCCTGGCCCTTGGCATCGCTCGGacaccatcattgatccATCTCTTCTTGCTTGGGCTGGTTGCTGGTACGCTGTCATTCGGCGGCGCGTACACTGCCATACCATTTGTGCAGGTTGAAGCTGTCCTGATGGGAGCGTGGCTGCCCCAGAGCGTGTTTATTGATGGAATTGCTATTGGAAATATCCTGCCAGCACCACTAGTTATTTTTGCAACCTTTGTGGGCTTCCAGGGTGCTTACACTAATGGTTCAGTTGGCAACGCCTTTGCAGGAGCTATTGTTATTACTCTGGGAATGTTCTTCccttgttttgtttttacCATTGCGGGCCATGAATTGTTAGAAAAATTAGTGCGAAATAAG TTCCTCGCCAGCTTCTTCGATGGCCTCTGTGGTTCAGTTATTGGTGTCATAGCAATTATCGCCGCGCAGATTCTGAGAGCCAGTATCGAAGGCTCCCTTGACAAAGTGAAGAACAAGCCCGTGGATGAAATGATTGTTACAACAGCGCAGGTCGGGCCGGCAGCAGTTTTGTACATGCTTGCCTTGGGGGTTCTGTATAAGTTTACCAACAAGTATAcaccgctgctgctggtcaTTATGGGCGCTGTTGCGGGGCAATTTCTTTTTGTAGACTAA